From the Bacillus sp. FJAT-22090 genome, the window CTGTCCGAGTAAAAGCATGCTTATCCCCATTAATCCCATCCCAAAAGCGAGTGTTTTAATAGGTTTAACTTTATCAAATAGTCGATTAATAGGTAATATGAAGACTAAAATTGCCACAAAGCCAAAAGTACTCAGTAATAGTCCGCTTGTTTTTGAATCATACCCTTGATACAGTACTTTTAAAGGGAGCATATAGGCGAGTACGCCCTGTGAAAACATCAAGAAAAAGGCACCTGCAAATGCTTTTACCAAACCACTTTCTGCAAAAATGTCTCTTACTGTTGCAGAAGCATTTTCCTTCGTTTTTTTCTGAATGGAAACTGTACTTAATAAGAAAACTGATAAAATACTAAGAATAAGCATAATAGAACCTGTGATACTTAAGACAAATACTTCATCTTTTTTACTAGCCATAATTCCACTAAAAGCAGGACCTAAAATCGCAGCTAGTCCTACAAATGCTCCTGATAATGCAACACTTTTTCCACGCTTTTCAGCAGAGGTTTGATTCGCAGAATACGTAAAAGCTGCAGGAACGATAAGACCTGCAAGCAGTCCATGGATAAAGCGGACAATTAATAGACCGATTGGGTCTGATACCCC encodes:
- a CDS encoding MFS transporter — translated: MRVFIYIIVFFSFFDLFAQLPIMSPYAKSLGATPFLTGLVVGMYSFSNTIGNIISGFLTDKKGPFSILIIGLFATSISLFMYQGVSDPIGLLIVRFIHGLLAGLIVPAAFTYSANQTSAEKRGKSVALSGAFVGLAAILGPAFSGIMASKKDEVFVLSITGSIMLILSILSVFLLSTVSIQKKTKENASATVRDIFAESGLVKAFAGAFFLMFSQGVLAYMLPLKVLYQGYDSKTSGLLLSTFGFVAILVFILPINRLFDKVKPIKTLAFGMGLMGISMLLLGQIDTLQLLYVGMSLYGVGFAFLFPSINSLLIDSTEPTYRGKAYGYFYAFFSIGVVVGSSVTGLLKLTANGGFLLTGGLLICLSVLSILKDKKN